The DNA sequence CTCGCCGACAGCGTCGCACTCGTCCACGAGACGTTCGACGGTCGCGAACCGATCGAACCCGACGACGACCCCGGCGAAAAAGCGAAAGACGCTCTCGACGACGTGCTCGAGGAACACGACCTCGACGCCGACGTTGACGTTGACGATCTCTGAACCGGCCAGCGTCTCACTGCTGTCTCAGGGCCTGGGATCGTAATACGCCGCCAGCTCCGTGCCGAACTCGTCGAGCAACGCTGCGATCTCGTCATCGACCAAGACCTCGTATCCGTCCTCGAGTGCCGTCTCGACGTGTGCGCCCAGGCCGACATCGAAGAGCCGATCACTCTCGAGAAACTCGCGCGCTGTGGTGAACGAGCGCGGGCGCTCGGTAACGTACCGGTCGCCCTCGATGAAGGGGCCGTAGGCCTCGAGATCGTCCACGTAGGCATCGTAGAAGCCGGCGGCGTGGTCGCGGACGTGGATCGGCGGCCCCTCGTGGCGCTCGACAGCAGGCCGTTCGCTGACGGAGAGTTCGGCGAAGACGACAGCCGTCTCGTCGGCGAACGTCGTCGTCCGGAAGACGTCGAATCCACGGTCATCGAGGCCGTTCGTGATCCCGTCGAGTGACTTGTAGAGCTGCGGGTAGAGTTGATCCTCGACGAGATCTGGCGCGTCGAACCGAACGGCGACGGGCGTCGTCTCGCGGCGCTCGAGGTGTTCAGACAGTGCTGGGTTAGTAAGTGGCTCCGGCGTCTCGGCTTCGAAGTAGTCTATTTGTGGAGTCGAGAGGAACGCACGGGCGTAGTGTTGGAACCGCGCGACGTTCTCGGTCGCACAGACGGCGGCGACGTTTCGCTCGGGATCGGTGGGATCGATGACGACCAATGGATCGTCGAAGCTCGCACGACCGTGGGAGTCGGGATCGAGGTCGACTGGCGGGTGCCAGTCGGCGGCAGCCTCGAGTAGCGACCGAAAGCCGCCGTACTCACAGACGAGCAGTTCGGTAAGATAGCCGCTAAAGCCCCGGGTTCGGAGGTCGCTGCCGTAGACGCCGATCCCCTTGAGAAACTGCTTCGTGATCCGGACGTCGCCAGCGAGGTCGTCGTCGAGTCGCTGCTCGAGATACTGCGTGTGAAATGGTGTCCGATCGACCGCCGACCGGATTTCCGGCGCCGACTCGAGGCGAAAGCAGGGGACGACATCGATATCGAACCCCTCGACTTCACCTTTGACGTAGGGGTGTTCGGCGTACTCCTCGTGGCCGTCGGGGAGCGTCGCGTGGCCGACCTCGAGGCCGTACTCCTCTAGGGTGTCGCGGTCGAGTTCCGGTGGGAAGCGAACGAAGATGTCGATATCGCGATCGCCGCTAATCCAGGTGTTTCTGGCCGTCGAGCCGACCTGCAAGACGTCGGCGTCGGCACACAGCTCCGTGGCCGCAGTCTCGGCGCGCTCGATCAGCCGATCGGCGACCTCGCGCAACCGTGCCCGTTCCTCGGCAGCCGGATCGACGCGGTCGCGTACCGCGGCGACGACTCCCTCGACGGTAGCGTCAGCGTCCTCATCGCTCATGGCAGGATACACTCGAGCGGTGCGTGAAAGGGTATCGAACCCGCTGCAGGGAAAACGAAAGCCCTATTAAATACAGCCGGCAACCAATGAGTGAGCCGAAGTAGCTCAGATGGTAGAGCACCTCGCTGTTAACGAGGTTGT is a window from the Natrinema sp. HArc-T2 genome containing:
- the cca gene encoding CCA tRNA nucleotidyltransferase, with the protein product MSDEDADATVEGVVAAVRDRVDPAAEERARLREVADRLIERAETAATELCADADVLQVGSTARNTWISGDRDIDIFVRFPPELDRDTLEEYGLEVGHATLPDGHEEYAEHPYVKGEVEGFDIDVVPCFRLESAPEIRSAVDRTPFHTQYLEQRLDDDLAGDVRITKQFLKGIGVYGSDLRTRGFSGYLTELLVCEYGGFRSLLEAAADWHPPVDLDPDSHGRASFDDPLVVIDPTDPERNVAAVCATENVARFQHYARAFLSTPQIDYFEAETPEPLTNPALSEHLERRETTPVAVRFDAPDLVEDQLYPQLYKSLDGITNGLDDRGFDVFRTTTFADETAVVFAELSVSERPAVERHEGPPIHVRDHAAGFYDAYVDDLEAYGPFIEGDRYVTERPRSFTTAREFLESDRLFDVGLGAHVETALEDGYEVLVDDEIAALLDEFGTELAAYYDPRP